From one Deltaproteobacteria bacterium genomic stretch:
- the holB gene encoding DNA polymerase III subunit delta', producing MVDRLSFLRGQERAASLMRRYLASGNVPAGLLFHGEEGTGKERAAQALLAAILCRNRNEDGACGECHDCRLVSSGAHPNFMRVQPENHFIQIAGIRALKEELSLKAFSDRPRAALICPADRMTIQAANALLKTLEEPPPATHLLLVAHRLSMLPPTIVSRCQKIPFQAMAPEIVEEILSALPDVGKKRSPGAIRAAAACAGGSPGRALLLLDEMEEGRQAWAGLFSRPDPSAVFAASEAWRKSGEREGQAAVPLSIARDLALLSSGGKADIINDDLKDALSAAAGRKTGDGWSRAFRELLSMSRLPPQVQKRLALEAFLFGLHGKD from the coding sequence ATGGTAGACCGTCTCTCATTCCTGCGCGGGCAGGAACGCGCTGCTTCCCTCATGCGCCGGTACCTCGCCTCCGGAAATGTCCCGGCGGGGCTGCTCTTCCACGGCGAAGAGGGCACCGGAAAGGAACGGGCGGCGCAGGCGCTTTTGGCCGCCATCCTTTGCCGCAATCGAAACGAAGACGGCGCCTGCGGGGAATGTCACGACTGCCGCCTCGTTTCTTCCGGCGCCCATCCCAATTTCATGAGAGTGCAGCCGGAGAACCATTTCATACAGATCGCCGGGATCCGGGCGCTGAAGGAGGAGCTTTCCCTGAAGGCTTTCTCGGACCGGCCGCGCGCGGCCCTAATCTGCCCCGCGGACCGCATGACCATCCAGGCGGCCAACGCATTGCTGAAAACCCTGGAGGAACCCCCGCCGGCGACCCACCTCCTTCTTGTGGCGCACCGGCTTTCCATGCTCCCCCCGACGATCGTTTCCCGCTGCCAGAAAATTCCGTTCCAGGCGATGGCGCCGGAAATCGTCGAGGAGATCCTGTCCGCGCTACCCGACGTTGGGAAAAAACGTTCCCCGGGCGCCATCAGGGCAGCGGCGGCATGCGCAGGCGGAAGCCCGGGGAGGGCTTTGCTCCTCCTCGACGAGATGGAAGAAGGGAGGCAGGCGTGGGCGGGCCTCTTTTCCCGGCCGGACCCTTCGGCGGTTTTCGCCGCCTCCGAGGCGTGGCGCAAATCGGGCGAGCGGGAAGGACAGGCGGCCGTCCCGCTGTCCATCGCGCGGGACCTCGCGCTCTTATCTTCCGGGGGAAAAGCGGATATAATCAACGACGACTTGAAGGACGCCTTGAGCGCCGCCGCAGGACGGAAGACCGGGGATGGCTGGTCCAGGGCATTCCGGGAACTGCTGTCTATGTCCCGGCTGCCTCCCCAGGTCCAGAAAAGGCTGGCGCTGGAGGCATTTTTATTTGGCCTGCATGGAAAGGATTGA